One genomic region from Bacillus aquiflavi encodes:
- a CDS encoding aldehyde dehydrogenase family protein, which translates to MKQHLWINGKDVEAKEYRDLFSPYSKKKIKSIAQANEKDVKNAIESARHAAQTMADMPAYKRANILEKVAEFLTEEKEECAKLIATEAAKPLKAARGEVERTIMTYLFAAQEARRLTGETIPMDAAPGGENRVAYTVKEPLGVIGAITPFNFPMNLVAHKVGPAIAAGNTVVLKPASQTPLSALKIAKLFHKAGLPAGALNVVTGSGKTVGDVLLTDENIRMITFTGSPEVGISLRERAGLKRVTLELGSNSAVIVDSEVELHKIVPRIVAGAFAFQGQVCISVQRIYVHEALFTQFVELFIAETKKLVIGNPLDESTDISAMISEGDVKRAKSWIESAVKNGAQLACGGVDEAGILQPTVLLQVPNTEKLSCEEIFAPVVHINSFSHFEEAIAAVNESKYGLQAGIFTTNIERAFKGAKALHVGGVMINDFSTFRVDHMPYGGVKMSGFGREGIKYAIEEMTELKLISFKLNDPV; encoded by the coding sequence TTGAAACAGCATTTATGGATTAACGGTAAAGACGTAGAAGCAAAGGAATATCGGGATTTATTCTCCCCTTATTCTAAGAAAAAGATCAAGAGTATCGCTCAAGCAAATGAAAAAGATGTAAAAAATGCCATTGAGTCAGCTCGCCATGCTGCGCAAACAATGGCTGACATGCCAGCATATAAAAGGGCAAATATACTTGAAAAAGTTGCCGAGTTTTTAACGGAAGAAAAAGAGGAATGTGCGAAACTAATTGCTACCGAAGCCGCTAAACCGTTAAAAGCTGCAAGGGGAGAAGTCGAGCGAACCATTATGACTTATTTATTTGCGGCACAAGAAGCGCGGCGCTTGACGGGGGAAACGATTCCGATGGATGCTGCCCCAGGGGGTGAAAACCGTGTTGCGTACACGGTTAAGGAACCTCTTGGAGTGATCGGAGCAATTACTCCATTTAATTTCCCGATGAATCTTGTCGCCCATAAAGTCGGTCCTGCTATTGCAGCAGGAAATACAGTCGTTTTAAAACCTGCAAGCCAAACGCCGTTAAGCGCGCTCAAAATTGCTAAATTATTTCACAAAGCAGGCTTGCCGGCCGGGGCTCTTAATGTTGTGACTGGTTCAGGAAAAACGGTTGGTGATGTGTTATTAACTGATGAAAATATCCGTATGATTACTTTTACAGGAAGTCCTGAAGTCGGAATATCTTTGAGGGAAAGAGCTGGTTTAAAAAGAGTCACCCTTGAGCTAGGCTCAAACTCAGCTGTTATTGTCGATTCAGAAGTAGAGTTACACAAAATTGTGCCCCGTATTGTCGCCGGAGCATTTGCATTTCAAGGTCAAGTGTGTATTTCTGTTCAGCGTATTTATGTACATGAAGCTTTATTTACGCAATTTGTCGAGCTTTTTATTGCAGAAACAAAAAAATTAGTCATCGGCAATCCTCTCGATGAAAGCACCGATATTTCTGCGATGATCAGTGAAGGGGATGTAAAGAGAGCAAAAAGCTGGATTGAAAGTGCGGTCAAAAACGGTGCCCAATTAGCTTGTGGCGGAGTAGATGAAGCTGGAATTCTTCAACCGACAGTGCTTTTGCAAGTCCCGAATACAGAAAAGCTTTCTTGTGAGGAAATATTTGCCCCAGTTGTTCATATTAATTCATTCTCTCATTTTGAGGAGGCAATTGCCGCAGTAAATGAGTCAAAATACGGTTTACAGGCCGGGATTTTTACAACAAACATTGAAAGAGCTTTTAAAGGAGCAAAAGCGCTTCATGTTGGTGGAGTAATGATTAATGATTTTTCAACCTTTCGGGTTGATCATATGCCCTATGGCGGTGTGAAAATGAGCGGATTTGGAAGAGAAGGAATTAAATATGCTATTGAGGAAATGACTGAACTGAAACTCATTAGCTTTAAGTTAAATGACCCAGTCTGA
- a CDS encoding peptidase, with amino-acid sequence MKSREQNIRNWIKEHKDLGIKLLQRLVQEDSTRGNENKAQAIIIEKCRQLGMELDIWELGEVKLINNEYFCCDRKDFSGNPNVVALLKGTGGGKSIILNGHIDVVPEGDRNDWKDDPYSGNIKDGKLYGRGSTDMKGGTVSLLLALEAIIALNIKVKGDIIFQSVIEEESGGAGTLSAALRGYRADGAIIPEPTNMKLFPKQQGSMWFRITVKGKSAHGGTRYEGVNAVEKAIKVVTALQQLEKRRNERILDPLYKNIPIPIPINIGKVNSGSWPSSVPDVAIIEGRMGVAPNETMKNAEKEMEECLFSLKEIDSWFSEYPPAIEWFGGRWLPGDLEQDHELMKIIRNSYIQVINKEPVIEASPWGTDGGILSVVGNTPVVIFGPGKTEAAHEANEYIELEEMIRAAEIIALVIINWCEADNSST; translated from the coding sequence TTGAAAAGCAGAGAGCAGAATATCCGCAATTGGATTAAAGAACATAAAGACCTTGGCATCAAGTTGCTGCAAAGATTAGTGCAGGAAGACAGCACAAGAGGGAACGAAAATAAAGCACAGGCAATTATCATTGAAAAATGCCGTCAGCTAGGGATGGAGCTTGATATTTGGGAGCTTGGAGAAGTAAAACTCATTAATAATGAATATTTCTGTTGCGATCGCAAAGATTTTAGCGGAAATCCAAATGTTGTGGCATTATTAAAGGGTACCGGCGGCGGTAAATCAATCATTTTAAATGGTCACATTGACGTTGTTCCGGAGGGAGATCGTAATGATTGGAAAGATGATCCGTACAGTGGAAATATAAAAGATGGCAAGCTATATGGACGGGGCTCAACTGATATGAAAGGGGGCACTGTTTCTCTTTTACTTGCATTAGAAGCCATTATCGCGTTGAATATTAAAGTAAAGGGTGACATCATTTTTCAAAGTGTGATTGAAGAAGAGAGCGGCGGTGCCGGCACCCTTTCGGCTGCTTTGCGAGGCTACAGAGCAGATGGAGCGATAATCCCTGAGCCGACAAATATGAAGCTCTTTCCAAAGCAGCAAGGTTCAATGTGGTTCCGAATTACGGTGAAAGGCAAGTCTGCACATGGCGGAACAAGATATGAAGGTGTGAATGCAGTTGAAAAAGCGATAAAGGTGGTCACAGCATTACAACAGCTTGAAAAACGAAGAAACGAAAGAATATTAGATCCTCTATATAAAAATATCCCTATTCCGATCCCGATTAATATCGGTAAAGTAAATAGCGGCTCTTGGCCATCCTCTGTTCCAGATGTTGCGATCATAGAAGGGAGAATGGGTGTTGCTCCAAATGAAACGATGAAAAATGCCGAAAAGGAAATGGAGGAATGTCTTTTTTCACTGAAAGAAATAGATTCTTGGTTTAGCGAGTATCCACCAGCGATCGAATGGTTCGGGGGCAGATGGCTACCAGGGGATTTAGAACAAGACCACGAACTAATGAAAATAATTCGTAATAGCTACATACAAGTCATAAATAAAGAGCCAGTCATCGAAGCTTCGCCGTGGGGAACTGATGGGGGGATCCTTTCTGTTGTAGGAAACACACCAGTAGTCATCTTTGGACCTGGAAAAACAGAAGCTGCCCATGAAGCAAATGAATATATCGAGCTTGAAGAAATGATTCGAGCAGCTGAAATTATTGCCTTGGTGATTATAAATTGGTGTGAAGCAGACAATTCATCGACGTAG
- a CDS encoding 3-oxoacid CoA-transferase subunit B, producing MGMGVDVRKQIARRAAKEITNGMVVNLGIGIPSLVPDYIPQNIKVMFHAENGILGIGPTPQKGKEDANLCNAGGFPITVMNGASYCDSSTAFGMIRRGKVDVTILGSLQVSKKGDLANWIVPGKKVPGMGGAMELAQKARKVIVVMNHVDKKGNPKIVDKCTLPLTSAACVHLIITEMAVFNVNRVEGLILLEIFKPYTIEDVKKATECTFLIDRNVKERL from the coding sequence ATGGGCATGGGAGTAGATGTGCGTAAGCAAATCGCAAGGCGGGCAGCAAAAGAGATTACGAATGGGATGGTCGTCAATCTCGGTATTGGTATCCCTTCCCTAGTTCCAGATTATATTCCGCAAAATATAAAGGTGATGTTTCATGCGGAAAACGGGATATTAGGCATCGGTCCAACTCCTCAAAAAGGGAAGGAAGATGCGAATCTTTGTAATGCCGGCGGCTTTCCGATTACAGTCATGAACGGTGCTTCCTATTGTGATAGCTCAACTGCGTTCGGAATGATTCGCAGAGGGAAAGTGGACGTTACTATACTTGGCTCGCTTCAAGTGAGTAAGAAAGGTGACTTAGCTAATTGGATCGTCCCTGGGAAAAAAGTACCTGGTATGGGCGGAGCGATGGAGCTTGCTCAAAAGGCTAGAAAAGTCATAGTCGTTATGAATCATGTTGATAAAAAAGGAAATCCCAAAATAGTTGATAAGTGTACTTTGCCGTTAACATCAGCAGCGTGTGTCCATTTAATTATTACAGAAATGGCTGTTTTTAATGTTAACAGGGTGGAAGGGCTTATTTTGTTAGAAATATTCAAGCCTTATACGATAGAAGATGTTAAAAAAGCGACCGAGTGTACGTTTTTAATTGATAGAAATGTAAAAGAGAGACTATGA
- a CDS encoding CoA transferase subunit A yields MENSFGKITKLAKVIDHFYDGMSLMVGGFGGIGNPPTIIKGILKKGIKNITLICNDTGFPHIGVGKMVREGRVKKVIASHIGSNPVAGELMTKGILEVEFSPQGTLAERIRAGGLGLGGILTDIGIDNDLVSKGKGRVTVNGKQFLLETPLTADVSIVYAKKADPFGNLIFDKSARNTNPLVAMAGNITIAEVEEFVELGELDPEEIVTPGVFVDYMIRSDGVNWKWAWE; encoded by the coding sequence TTGGAAAACTCCTTTGGAAAAATAACAAAGTTAGCGAAAGTCATTGATCATTTTTATGATGGCATGAGCTTGATGGTTGGGGGGTTTGGAGGGATCGGAAACCCTCCAACTATTATTAAAGGGATTTTAAAAAAAGGGATAAAAAATATCACGTTAATTTGCAATGATACTGGGTTTCCACATATCGGCGTAGGTAAAATGGTTCGGGAAGGAAGAGTGAAAAAAGTTATTGCTTCTCATATAGGCTCTAATCCAGTTGCTGGAGAGCTAATGACGAAAGGGATACTTGAAGTTGAATTTTCACCGCAAGGAACATTGGCTGAAAGGATTCGTGCCGGCGGTCTAGGATTAGGGGGGATATTAACCGATATTGGAATTGATAATGATTTAGTTTCAAAAGGGAAAGGGAGGGTAACAGTAAATGGTAAGCAATTTTTGCTTGAGACACCATTAACTGCGGATGTATCAATCGTTTATGCAAAAAAAGCAGATCCGTTTGGAAATCTTATTTTTGATAAAAGTGCGCGTAATACAAATCCACTTGTTGCAATGGCTGGAAACATCACCATTGCTGAAGTTGAGGAATTTGTAGAGCTTGGCGAGTTAGATCCTGAAGAAATTGTTACACCTGGGGTGTTTGTTGATTATATGATACGTTCAGATGGGGTGAATTGGAAATGGGCATGGGAGTAG
- a CDS encoding aspartate aminotransferase family protein — MDQTYLIKPMLDAQFPVIDYGEGVYLYDKEGQKYLDACSGAITANIGHGVEEIIDAMHEQAKRVSFVYRSQFTSEPAEKLAKKISETIFGNLKWCFFVNSGSEANETAMKIAIQYWQEKGKNTKLKVLSRWMSYHGITLGALSMSGHTGRRARFVPLLEEYPVIHPPYCYRCPYNKEAPDCGYPCAHELETVIRRIGADQIAAFIAEPVIGAAGGAITPPKDYYKVIKDICEKHEILFIADEVMTGFGRTGTMLACEQWDVVPDIVTLGKGMGAGYTAIAATLIGEHIMEPILAGSKAIMSGHTLSANPQSCAVSLAVLEYLEKHKVIQDVHTKSAYLMDLLTKTKDDFPFIGDIRGRGLLIGLEFVQDFKTKTSFPSSLKVTQTIIIIAKDNGLLLYPAASGIDGTDGDAVLIAPPLTITKEEMDELVFFLNKTFQQLESFIYRDVGGEN, encoded by the coding sequence GTGGATCAAACATACTTAATTAAACCAATGCTTGATGCACAGTTTCCAGTAATTGATTATGGAGAAGGGGTTTATTTATACGATAAAGAGGGACAGAAATATTTGGATGCTTGTTCCGGTGCAATTACCGCTAATATCGGTCATGGCGTAGAAGAAATTATTGATGCCATGCATGAACAAGCTAAACGCGTATCGTTCGTGTACCGTTCTCAATTTACGAGTGAACCGGCTGAAAAGTTAGCGAAGAAAATTTCCGAAACGATTTTTGGGAATTTAAAATGGTGTTTTTTTGTTAATAGCGGTTCCGAAGCAAATGAAACTGCAATGAAAATTGCGATTCAATATTGGCAGGAGAAAGGGAAAAATACAAAACTTAAAGTGTTATCTAGATGGATGAGTTATCACGGGATTACCCTTGGTGCCCTTTCAATGTCTGGTCATACTGGTCGAAGAGCACGGTTTGTTCCCTTATTAGAAGAGTATCCAGTTATCCACCCACCATATTGTTACCGATGTCCTTATAATAAGGAAGCACCTGATTGTGGTTACCCCTGTGCTCATGAGCTAGAGACGGTGATTCGAAGGATTGGTGCAGATCAAATTGCAGCATTTATTGCTGAACCTGTTATTGGAGCGGCTGGCGGAGCGATAACACCGCCAAAGGATTATTACAAAGTGATTAAAGATATATGTGAAAAGCATGAAATTTTGTTTATTGCTGATGAAGTGATGACAGGCTTCGGCCGAACAGGGACAATGCTAGCGTGTGAACAATGGGACGTTGTGCCTGATATTGTGACGTTAGGAAAAGGGATGGGAGCAGGTTACACGGCAATCGCAGCAACGTTAATTGGGGAACATATTATGGAACCGATTTTAGCAGGTTCGAAGGCGATTATGAGTGGACATACATTAAGTGCAAACCCGCAATCATGTGCGGTTTCATTAGCTGTTCTGGAATATTTGGAAAAACATAAAGTGATCCAAGACGTTCATACGAAGAGTGCTTATTTAATGGATTTATTGACGAAAACGAAAGATGATTTTCCTTTTATTGGTGATATTCGCGGGAGAGGGTTATTAATCGGATTAGAATTTGTACAAGACTTTAAAACAAAGACCTCTTTTCCTTCTAGTCTAAAAGTAACGCAAACAATTATTATAATAGCTAAAGACAACGGCTTATTATTGTACCCTGCTGCTTCAGGAATTGATGGAACAGATGGTGACGCTGTCTTAATCGCACCGCCATTAACGATTACGAAGGAAGAAATGGATGAATTAGTTTTTTTCCTGAATAAAACATTCCAACAGTTAGAATCGTTTATTTATCGTGATGTAGGAGGAGAGAATTAA
- a CDS encoding S66 family peptidase gives MFANKLKIGDEIRVIASSTSMAVVKGEQVENAAARLHNLGFKVTFGRHVNTHDEFFSSSISERIEDLHEAFRNPSVKGILTALGGYNSNQLLRYIDYDLIRKNPKIFCGYSDITALGLAIYKKSGLVTYSGPFFSTFGIKYGFDYTLQSFLSAVTNDGTYEIEPSKTWSDDPWYRDQQDVTFYHQDGYFVLNEGKSEGKIIGGHLSTLNLLQGTEYMPSLKNAILFIEDDEETHPLSFDRNLQSLLYLRDAQLIKGLLIGRFQKGSNMTDEALQRIVKSKAELAHIPVIANVNIGHVNPFATFPIGAKAIIEAKGTETKIMIEQAE, from the coding sequence ATGTTTGCTAATAAGCTTAAAATTGGTGATGAAATCCGCGTCATTGCATCGTCAACAAGTATGGCAGTTGTAAAAGGCGAACAAGTAGAAAATGCCGCAGCCCGGTTACATAATCTTGGGTTTAAAGTAACATTTGGAAGGCATGTCAACACTCACGATGAGTTTTTTAGTTCCTCCATTTCGGAACGAATTGAAGATTTACACGAGGCTTTTCGGAATCCGAGCGTGAAAGGAATTTTAACAGCTTTAGGGGGCTATAATTCAAATCAACTGTTGCGATATATAGATTACGACTTAATTCGTAAAAATCCAAAAATCTTTTGTGGTTACAGTGATATTACGGCTTTAGGCCTAGCTATCTATAAAAAGTCGGGTCTCGTAACTTATTCAGGTCCTTTTTTTTCTACATTTGGGATTAAATATGGGTTTGATTATACATTGCAATCATTTTTAAGTGCGGTAACGAACGATGGTACATATGAAATCGAACCTTCAAAAACGTGGAGTGACGATCCTTGGTATCGTGATCAACAAGACGTGACATTCTATCACCAAGATGGTTACTTCGTCTTAAATGAAGGAAAAAGTGAAGGCAAGATTATTGGTGGTCATCTTTCAACATTAAACTTGTTGCAAGGGACTGAATATATGCCATCTTTAAAGAATGCCATTTTATTTATTGAGGATGACGAAGAAACACACCCTCTTTCATTTGACCGCAACCTCCAATCGCTTCTGTATTTACGAGATGCTCAATTGATTAAAGGACTATTAATTGGAAGATTTCAAAAAGGCTCTAACATGACTGATGAGGCGCTGCAGAGGATAGTAAAATCAAAGGCAGAGCTGGCGCATATTCCTGTGATTGCAAATGTGAATATCGGCCATGTCAATCCGTTTGCTACTTTTCCGATAGGTGCCAAAGCAATAATAGAGGCAAAGGGAACTGAAACAAAAATTATGATTGAACAGGCAGAATAA
- a CDS encoding IS701 family transposase, translating into MLTFIHGIILTDGRKTVSQIRRSTHNPRDLSSMTRFLNESPWCSRRVTDRRHEFIINTMKQARNKQIDKQPTFFIIDDTQAKKHRSTKRMEGLDMHFSHADRKRVWSHSIVTAHIVSGDYSFAWDFRSYYREPYCQKHGLTFKSKNDLAIELIETYKASSDEKVYVLVDSWYMSKKLIEACKAKGFYLIGGLRTNRKIRAKNRKMKISEFAANHLQQSDLRSVTVDDRHYKVYKCKEYCGETEKSTILLSWKDKCDGGKKPFCLLCTDNSLDLVTILQYYDVRWNIETGYRYLKDLLGFNDYQLLSRKGIERFWCMQFLTYNFLEYQRKKWEDGTTLTIGDVVRRIRKDHLGLLVVYAYEQGLTQKPLMEVLKSLKLTA; encoded by the coding sequence ATGCTAACATTTATTCACGGAATTATTTTAACTGACGGCAGAAAGACTGTTTCACAAATACGGCGATCTACTCACAACCCTCGTGATCTTAGCAGTATGACACGATTTCTCAACGAATCTCCATGGTGTTCTCGCCGAGTAACCGATCGGCGCCACGAATTTATTATAAATACAATGAAACAAGCTCGTAACAAACAAATTGACAAACAACCGACCTTTTTCATTATTGATGATACCCAAGCAAAAAAGCATCGTTCCACTAAACGAATGGAAGGCTTAGACATGCATTTTTCACATGCAGATCGGAAAAGGGTGTGGTCACACAGTATTGTTACAGCCCATATTGTGAGCGGGGATTATTCATTCGCTTGGGATTTTCGTTCTTATTATCGTGAACCTTACTGTCAAAAACATGGACTCACCTTTAAAAGTAAAAATGATTTAGCAATCGAATTAATCGAAACGTATAAAGCTTCTTCCGATGAAAAAGTTTATGTTCTTGTCGACAGTTGGTATATGAGCAAAAAACTAATAGAAGCGTGTAAAGCAAAGGGTTTTTATCTAATTGGCGGCCTTCGCACAAACAGAAAAATCCGTGCAAAAAATCGCAAAATGAAAATAAGTGAATTTGCTGCAAATCATCTTCAACAATCTGATCTCCGCTCCGTTACAGTGGATGATCGTCATTATAAAGTGTATAAATGTAAAGAATATTGTGGTGAAACTGAGAAGTCGACTATCCTGCTCTCCTGGAAAGACAAATGTGATGGAGGAAAAAAACCGTTTTGTCTCCTATGCACTGATAACAGCCTTGATCTCGTGACGATCTTGCAATACTATGACGTGCGTTGGAATATTGAAACAGGATATCGTTATCTCAAAGATTTACTCGGTTTTAACGATTATCAGCTACTTTCTCGTAAGGGTATTGAACGTTTTTGGTGTATGCAGTTTTTGACCTATAACTTTCTAGAGTATCAACGAAAAAAATGGGAAGACGGAACTACACTTACAATTGGTGATGTAGTTCGAAGAATACGAAAAGACCATCTTGGGCTACTTGTTGTCTATGCATATGAACAAGGTCTTACCCAGAAGCCACTTATGGAAGTGTTAAAAAGTCTTAAACTGACTGCCTAA
- the msrB gene encoding peptide-methionine (R)-S-oxide reductase MsrB: MKNKRNLTPLQFEVTQNNGTEPPFQNEYWNDFREGIYVDIVSGEPLFSSIDKYDAGCGWPSFTKPLREDEIIEKADFSHSMVRTEVRSKTADSHLGHVFNDGPGPTKLRYCINSAALKFIPKEKLEEEGYGQFLHLFEDK, encoded by the coding sequence ATGAAAAATAAACGTAATTTAACTCCATTACAATTCGAAGTGACTCAAAACAATGGTACAGAGCCGCCGTTTCAAAATGAGTATTGGAATGATTTTCGCGAAGGAATTTATGTAGATATCGTGTCAGGAGAGCCGTTATTTAGTTCAATAGATAAATATGATGCTGGTTGCGGCTGGCCTAGCTTTACAAAGCCGTTACGCGAGGATGAAATAATCGAAAAAGCAGATTTTAGTCATTCGATGGTTCGAACTGAGGTAAGAAGCAAGACAGCAGATTCACACTTAGGACATGTTTTCAATGATGGTCCCGGTCCTACGAAGTTGAGGTATTGTATTAATTCAGCTGCGCTTAAATTTATCCCAAAAGAAAAGCTTGAAGAAGAAGGCTATGGTCAATTTTTACATTTGTTTGAAGATAAATAA
- the msrA gene encoding peptide-methionine (S)-S-oxide reductase MsrA, protein MEANEQQYELATFAGGCFWCMVKPFDEQPGIIKVVSGYTGGTTKFPTYEEVCSGATGHYEAVQITFDPVIFPYERLLTIFLQQIDPTDSGGQFYDRGGSYKTAIFYHHHKQKELAESSKKELEESGRFQKPIVTEILPAKEFYPAEEYHQHFYKKNPTRYYSYRTGSGRDDFLKQHWEVNDDEK, encoded by the coding sequence ATGGAAGCAAACGAACAACAATATGAGTTAGCTACTTTTGCAGGGGGATGTTTTTGGTGCATGGTAAAGCCTTTTGATGAACAGCCAGGTATCATCAAAGTTGTTTCAGGTTATACAGGCGGGACGACAAAATTCCCAACTTACGAGGAAGTATGCTCGGGAGCAACAGGTCATTATGAAGCTGTACAAATTACTTTTGATCCGGTTATTTTTCCTTATGAACGATTATTAACAATTTTCTTGCAACAAATTGATCCAACAGACAGCGGCGGACAATTTTATGATCGGGGAGGTTCATATAAAACGGCTATTTTTTATCATCATCATAAACAAAAGGAGCTTGCAGAGAGTTCAAAAAAAGAGCTAGAAGAAAGCGGCCGTTTTCAAAAACCAATTGTAACGGAAATTTTGCCTGCAAAAGAATTTTATCCTGCTGAAGAATATCACCAACACTTTTATAAAAAAAACCCAACTCGTTATTACTCATATCGAACAGGATCAGGAAGAGATGACTTTTTGAAGCAGCATTGGGAGGTAAATGATGATGAAAAATAA
- a CDS encoding YpmS family protein, producing the protein MKNKYKLLFFLLLGINGAIIISILILITIPAKEERIDSEKKSMHEEAVHLPIQTNKADLNEVINHYLDKEGLTGPIHYEVKLDDDVELYGTLRVFSKNIEMKLTFEPEALENGDLILRQKSIAIGELNLPVSYVLKFIQDRYHLPKWVKIQPNDKIIYVSMQNMELKSDIKLLVNTFDLQKDDISFTLLVPTK; encoded by the coding sequence ATGAAAAATAAATATAAGTTATTGTTTTTTCTTTTGCTAGGTATTAATGGGGCGATCATTATTTCTATCCTTATTTTAATTACTATACCTGCGAAAGAAGAACGCATTGACAGTGAAAAAAAATCAATGCACGAAGAAGCCGTTCACTTACCAATTCAGACAAATAAGGCTGACCTTAATGAAGTGATTAATCATTATCTTGATAAGGAAGGATTGACTGGACCGATCCATTATGAAGTGAAACTCGACGATGATGTAGAGTTATACGGCACGCTTCGAGTATTTAGTAAAAATATCGAGATGAAACTAACTTTTGAGCCTGAAGCATTAGAAAATGGCGATTTAATTTTAAGACAAAAATCAATTGCAATTGGGGAACTTAATTTACCTGTTTCTTATGTATTAAAATTTATTCAAGACCGTTATCACTTGCCAAAATGGGTGAAAATTCAGCCGAATGATAAAATAATATATGTCTCAATGCAAAACATGGAGCTAAAAAGTGATATAAAATTACTAGTAAATACATTTGATTTGCAAAAAGATGATATATCCTTTACATTACTTGTTCCGACAAAATAG
- a CDS encoding SGNH/GDSL hydrolase family protein: MRKIFTLLSLTLFLITACSISTGGELNKKKETSLMLKSEIPKDFIPQNLTVVSVGDSLTKGIGDSTERGGYLPYLKNYLEMEKGVKEIEISNLGIKGNRSDQLLKRLDTAPVLETIKDADIVIITIGGNDIMKVVRENISQLKLEHFDGAKKQFKERLHDILSTVRTANEDSMIVLVGLYNPFFTWFSDLKELNKIIDDWNTMSESIVGTYRHAYFVPIDDLFENYGESLLYSDYFHPNDKGYELIAERLYKELDEEIIDQLAERNFALRKEETER; encoded by the coding sequence ATGAGAAAAATATTCACCTTACTTTCGTTAACTCTTTTTTTAATTACTGCTTGCAGCATATCTACAGGTGGAGAATTGAACAAAAAGAAGGAAACATCTCTTATGTTAAAGAGTGAAATTCCAAAAGATTTTATCCCTCAAAATCTTACCGTAGTTTCTGTTGGAGACTCGTTAACAAAAGGGATCGGTGACAGCACGGAACGAGGTGGCTATTTACCATATTTAAAAAATTATTTAGAAATGGAAAAGGGTGTCAAAGAAATTGAAATTTCCAATTTGGGTATTAAAGGAAATAGATCGGATCAGCTGTTAAAAAGACTTGATACTGCCCCCGTATTGGAAACTATAAAAGATGCTGATATTGTGATCATTACAATTGGCGGCAATGATATCATGAAAGTTGTAAGAGAAAATATTTCTCAATTAAAGCTTGAGCACTTTGACGGTGCAAAAAAACAGTTTAAAGAGCGATTACATGATATATTAAGTACAGTTCGAACGGCAAATGAAGATAGTATGATTGTCCTTGTTGGACTATATAACCCTTTTTTTACATGGTTTTCTGATTTAAAGGAATTAAATAAAATTATCGATGACTGGAATACGATGAGTGAGTCGATTGTCGGAACATATCGTCATGCTTATTTTGTTCCGATAGATGATTTGTTTGAAAATTATGGAGAAAGCTTACTTTATTCAGATTATTTTCATCCAAATGATAAAGGTTATGAACTGATTGCAGAACGATTATACAAAGAACTAGATGAAGAAATTATTGATCAATTAGCAGAAAGAAATTTTGCTCTAAGGAAAGAGGAGACAGAAAGGTAA
- a CDS encoding SCO family protein, with amino-acid sequence MKFRLLTVLTLMTVLFLSACGKNTIPDAKNYPIESFSHTDHNGESFGLSDLKGKVWVADFIFTNCDDVCLPMTSNMAKLQQMLKEEGIKDVELVSFSVDPQVDSPEVLTQFGKQFNADFSNWHFLTGYTQEYIENFAKDNFKTIVKKPQKGDQVIHGTDFYLVDQEGTMVKYYTGLKDIPFEEIISHIKKLQEK; translated from the coding sequence ATGAAATTTCGGTTATTAACTGTGTTAACATTGATGACTGTTTTATTTCTTTCCGCATGTGGAAAAAATACGATACCCGATGCTAAAAATTATCCAATCGAATCTTTTTCACATACAGACCATAACGGAGAATCCTTCGGTTTATCAGATTTAAAAGGGAAAGTGTGGGTAGCCGATTTTATTTTCACAAATTGTGATGATGTTTGTTTACCAATGACCTCAAATATGGCAAAATTACAGCAAATGCTTAAAGAAGAGGGAATTAAAGATGTAGAGTTAGTCTCTTTTAGTGTTGATCCACAAGTCGATTCTCCAGAAGTCTTAACACAATTTGGCAAACAATTTAACGCTGACTTTTCTAACTGGCACTTTTTAACCGGATACACTCAAGAATATATTGAAAACTTCGCTAAGGATAATTTTAAGACGATAGTAAAAAAGCCTCAAAAAGGGGATCAAGTAATTCATGGAACAGACTTTTACCTTGTTGATCAAGAAGGGACAATGGTGAAATATTATACTGGATTAAAAGATATTCCATTTGAAGAGATTATTAGTCATATAAAAAAACTTCAAGAAAAATAG